From Ammoniphilus sp. CFH 90114, one genomic window encodes:
- a CDS encoding TAXI family TRAP transporter solute-binding subunit has protein sequence MKKWFGATAILSLSMTMLLVGCGGGGQQTQETSTQPQPAAQPTQEAEPKQEFNDQLIIATGGTAGTYYPLGGGMATIWQEKIPGLNVTAQSTGGSVENLKLINKGEVDLALVQNDIASFAMDGTEVFTEKFDKFKAVASLYPEVIQLVVSADSDIQSVTDLKGKRVSVGSAGSGNEVDARLILNESALTYDDIDEMFLSYAESADAFKNNQLDAFFVISGVPTPALQDASALKKIRLVPIEGAVAEGLKSKYPFFVDHVIPAGTYNGQDQEIKTIAVQAQLIVRDGLDEKLTQEMTKVLFENLDQLATIHAKGKEISLDKALDGLSGNVDPGTAKYYQEKGVK, from the coding sequence ATGAAGAAGTGGTTTGGTGCAACAGCTATTTTATCCCTAAGCATGACCATGTTGTTAGTGGGGTGTGGCGGAGGTGGTCAACAGACTCAAGAAACGAGTACACAGCCTCAACCAGCAGCTCAGCCAACACAGGAAGCGGAACCGAAACAAGAATTTAACGATCAGCTGATCATTGCTACCGGAGGAACAGCTGGAACTTATTATCCATTAGGCGGCGGTATGGCGACCATCTGGCAAGAGAAGATTCCTGGTCTGAATGTAACAGCGCAATCAACAGGTGGGTCCGTTGAAAACTTAAAGCTCATTAACAAGGGAGAAGTAGATTTAGCTCTCGTACAAAATGATATTGCTAGCTTTGCAATGGACGGTACAGAAGTATTCACGGAGAAGTTCGATAAATTTAAGGCCGTAGCTTCTTTATATCCTGAAGTTATTCAGCTAGTCGTAAGTGCAGACAGTGACATTCAAAGTGTGACAGATCTGAAGGGGAAGAGAGTTTCTGTTGGTTCCGCAGGTAGTGGGAACGAAGTAGATGCTAGATTAATCCTCAATGAGAGCGCTCTCACTTATGACGATATTGATGAGATGTTCTTATCGTATGCTGAATCTGCAGATGCCTTTAAGAACAATCAGTTAGATGCTTTCTTCGTTATCTCAGGTGTTCCTACCCCTGCTCTACAGGACGCATCGGCTTTGAAGAAGATTCGTCTGGTTCCTATTGAGGGAGCTGTTGCAGAAGGGCTGAAGAGCAAGTATCCATTCTTTGTTGATCATGTGATTCCAGCAGGTACTTATAACGGTCAAGATCAAGAGATCAAGACGATCGCTGTTCAAGCTCAGTTAATTGTGCGCGATGGGTTGGATGAAAAATTAACTCAGGAAATGACGAAAGTGTTATTTGAAAACTTAGATCAATTAGCGACGATTCACGCTAAAGGAAAAGAAATCTCTCTTGACAAGGCTTTAGACGGACTTAGCGGTAATGTAGACCCAGGAACGGCGAAGTACTATCAAGAGAAGGGCGTGAAGTAG
- a CDS encoding DNA-3-methyladenine glycosylase: protein MEDHQQELTLNLPKEFCFDHNLKYLSNAHNECLFQVQDQRIYKAIPLEQETAIIEIRATDPHTLTIRFLGNNPPKTKSARVAAARYVMDWFDLETDLQPFYELAIKDVLLQKAVDSFYGLRNIGIPDLFEAICWGIIGQQINLTFAYTLKRRLVERYGEKVEYKGKEYWIFPTPDVIAALTVGELSQLQISTKKSEYLIGVAQLIMEGKLSKESLLATRDYKQAEKLLVDIRGIGPWTANYVLMRCLRFPSAFPIDDVGLHNAIKHVLGLEHKPTKKEILQLSANWTNWESYATFYLWRFLY, encoded by the coding sequence ATGGAAGATCACCAGCAGGAGTTAACCTTGAATTTGCCTAAAGAATTTTGCTTTGATCACAATCTGAAATACCTTTCTAACGCCCACAATGAATGCTTGTTTCAGGTTCAGGATCAACGCATTTACAAAGCTATTCCGCTCGAACAAGAAACTGCCATCATTGAAATAAGAGCGACTGATCCTCACACCTTAACCATTCGCTTTTTGGGTAATAACCCCCCTAAGACAAAGTCGGCTCGAGTTGCTGCTGCTCGTTATGTGATGGATTGGTTTGACTTAGAAACCGACTTACAACCCTTTTATGAACTGGCGATAAAGGATGTTCTTTTGCAAAAAGCTGTAGATTCTTTCTATGGGTTGCGCAATATCGGTATTCCTGATCTGTTTGAGGCGATCTGCTGGGGAATTATAGGGCAACAAATCAACCTTACGTTTGCCTACACGTTAAAGAGAAGACTCGTGGAGCGCTACGGCGAGAAGGTCGAATACAAAGGAAAAGAATATTGGATATTCCCTACCCCCGATGTTATCGCAGCACTAACTGTTGGGGAATTAAGCCAATTGCAAATAAGCACTAAAAAAAGTGAATACCTCATCGGTGTGGCTCAACTGATAATGGAAGGCAAACTATCAAAAGAAAGCTTATTAGCCACAAGGGATTACAAACAAGCAGAAAAGTTGTTAGTGGATATCCGCGGAATTGGACCGTGGACAGCCAATTATGTTTTAATGCGTTGCCTCCGATTCCCATCCGCCTTTCCAATTGATGATGTTGGTCTGCATAATGCCATTAAACATGTGTTAGGCTTGGAACACAAACCAACAAAAAAAGAAATTTTACAACTATCGGCCAATTGGACCAACTGGGAGTCCTACGCAACCTTCTATTTATGGAGATTCCTCTACTAA
- a CDS encoding SDR family oxidoreductase encodes MDLNLQGKVALVVASSQGLGKAVATQLVKEGASVMLTSRDEKNLQAACEELTSLGLGKVSYCPADITKVEDVQRLVQVTRDTLGKIDILINNAGGPPGGNFEQFSDEDWQKAFELNLLSYIRMIREVLPDLKKEGGRIINIASSSIKVPIPGLILSNTFRTGIVGLSKSLAEELAPYNILVNTVAPGRIATARVAFLDELKAKKLGVSREDIEEQSKKTIPLGRYGAPEEFANVVAFLVSDAGSYMTGSSLLVDGGMVKSI; translated from the coding sequence ATGGATTTAAATTTGCAAGGTAAAGTAGCTTTAGTTGTAGCTTCTAGTCAAGGACTTGGAAAAGCGGTAGCGACGCAGCTGGTTAAGGAAGGCGCGAGTGTCATGCTGACTAGCCGAGATGAGAAGAATCTTCAAGCGGCATGTGAAGAATTAACAAGCTTAGGACTGGGAAAGGTTTCTTACTGTCCTGCTGATATTACGAAGGTAGAAGATGTTCAGCGATTAGTTCAGGTGACAAGAGATACATTGGGTAAGATTGATATCCTAATTAATAATGCCGGAGGACCTCCAGGAGGTAACTTCGAACAGTTCTCTGACGAAGACTGGCAGAAGGCGTTTGAGTTAAATCTATTAAGTTATATCCGAATGATTAGAGAGGTATTGCCAGATCTGAAGAAGGAAGGCGGACGCATTATTAACATTGCTTCCTCTTCCATTAAAGTTCCGATTCCAGGTCTGATTCTATCGAATACATTCCGAACAGGGATTGTCGGACTATCTAAATCTTTAGCTGAGGAGCTTGCTCCTTACAACATTCTAGTCAATACGGTAGCACCGGGTCGAATTGCAACGGCTCGAGTAGCTTTCTTAGATGAGCTGAAGGCGAAGAAGCTAGGAGTATCTCGTGAAGATATCGAAGAACAGTCCAAGAAAACGATTCCTCTAGGTCGTTATGGAGCACCTGAGGAGTTTGCAAACGTCGTTGCTTTCCTCGTATCCGATGCTGGCTCGTATATGACAGGTAGTTCCCTTCTTGTCGATGGTGGAATGGTAAAATCAATCTAA
- a CDS encoding TRAP transporter permease has protein sequence MSAVPKAQQGTETANEDGILEKYDLESRFRKIDKGFWRWLIFVLSVGLAGYHLYTSYFGPLDALRHRVLHTSIVAVLIFIMYPAFLKSPKHRVSAPDILWALLAFSSGAYIFIEYKAIVQRMSIFAPSTLDVTFGIVTMIVVVEGGRRIVGTALTILTLIFLLYAFVGPWMPGFLEHNGKSLDEISIYMYLSTEGIFGTAIGVSASYIVLFILFGAFLNRSGMGQFFNDIALGLAGHSTGGPAKVAVVSSGLLGSINGSALANVVTTGAFTIPLMKRVGYKPAFAGAVEATASVGGQIIPPVMGATAFIMAETLGIPYSQIALAAILPGLLYYIGIIAIVHLRAKRHNLLGLPKEELPSVWGVLKQGGHLLIPIIVLIYLLFTGKTPIFAAFFAILLSVVVSWFNPSTRMGIKDVLLAMESGIKSTLGVAMSCAMVGLIVGVTTLTGLGPKLTQSILYLGQGHLFLTLFFTMIACIIMGMGLPSIPTYIITATMAAPALLELGIAPFVTHLFVFYFGILANVTPPVALAAFAGAGIAGANPNKTGWEAVRLALSGFIIPFIFVYSPALLLQDLTHWTEVIWVAVTAVGGVIGLSVAIEGYLFSSLSLAARVITLIGSITLIIPGAWTDILGIIILTAVVLGQKMMTKKAKNKITASA, from the coding sequence ATGAGTGCAGTTCCTAAAGCTCAACAGGGAACAGAGACGGCCAACGAGGACGGGATCTTAGAAAAATATGATCTGGAATCACGCTTTCGAAAGATTGATAAAGGTTTTTGGCGATGGCTTATCTTTGTGCTGAGTGTTGGTTTGGCAGGTTATCATTTATATACTTCTTATTTTGGGCCTTTAGATGCCTTGCGGCATCGTGTTCTTCATACCAGTATCGTCGCTGTTCTCATTTTTATTATGTACCCTGCATTCTTAAAGTCCCCAAAACATAGAGTATCAGCTCCCGATATTCTTTGGGCGTTGTTAGCTTTTTCATCTGGGGCTTATATTTTCATCGAGTACAAAGCGATTGTTCAACGGATGTCTATTTTTGCACCGAGTACACTGGATGTGACCTTTGGGATTGTAACGATGATTGTGGTAGTAGAGGGAGGGCGGCGTATTGTAGGTACGGCTCTAACGATCCTCACGCTGATCTTTCTTCTTTATGCATTCGTTGGTCCATGGATGCCAGGCTTTCTTGAGCATAACGGGAAGTCCTTAGATGAGATTTCCATTTACATGTATTTATCGACGGAGGGGATTTTTGGAACGGCAATTGGCGTTTCCGCTTCTTATATCGTTCTGTTCATCCTATTTGGAGCCTTCTTAAACCGTTCAGGAATGGGGCAATTCTTCAATGATATTGCTCTTGGATTAGCGGGCCATTCTACGGGAGGACCGGCTAAGGTAGCTGTGGTTTCGAGTGGACTTCTAGGTTCAATAAATGGAAGTGCATTAGCGAATGTCGTTACAACGGGAGCCTTCACCATTCCGCTCATGAAAAGAGTGGGATACAAGCCTGCTTTTGCCGGAGCCGTAGAAGCTACAGCTTCAGTAGGTGGACAGATCATTCCGCCCGTTATGGGGGCAACCGCCTTCATCATGGCGGAGACATTAGGTATTCCTTACAGTCAAATTGCCTTGGCCGCCATTCTTCCAGGTCTTCTATATTATATCGGGATTATCGCCATTGTTCATTTAAGAGCGAAGCGTCATAATCTTCTTGGATTACCCAAAGAGGAGTTGCCAAGTGTTTGGGGAGTCTTGAAGCAAGGGGGGCACTTGCTGATCCCTATTATTGTATTGATTTACTTGTTATTTACGGGGAAAACCCCCATTTTTGCCGCCTTCTTTGCCATACTTCTGTCGGTTGTCGTCAGTTGGTTTAATCCATCTACCCGAATGGGGATAAAGGATGTCTTGCTTGCGATGGAATCCGGGATTAAGTCAACACTCGGCGTAGCCATGTCTTGTGCTATGGTTGGTTTGATTGTTGGGGTCACAACGTTAACAGGGCTAGGGCCTAAATTGACCCAATCCATTCTTTATCTGGGGCAAGGCCATTTATTCTTAACCCTATTCTTTACCATGATTGCCTGCATCATCATGGGGATGGGACTTCCTTCGATTCCGACCTATATCATTACAGCCACCATGGCTGCGCCTGCTCTTCTAGAATTAGGCATTGCTCCATTTGTTACGCATTTGTTTGTGTTTTACTTTGGAATATTAGCGAATGTTACACCACCTGTAGCCTTAGCTGCCTTTGCTGGAGCCGGTATTGCAGGGGCAAATCCCAACAAAACAGGTTGGGAAGCGGTTCGGTTGGCTTTATCCGGGTTTATCATTCCATTCATTTTCGTCTACTCGCCTGCACTCCTTCTTCAGGACCTAACGCATTGGACAGAGGTAATTTGGGTAGCTGTAACTGCGGTTGGGGGGGTCATCGGTTTAAGTGTTGCTATTGAGGGGTATCTATTCAGCTCATTGTCATTGGCCGCCCGAGTCATTACGCTTATTGGTTCGATTACCCTCATTATCCCAGGAGCGTGGACGGATATTCTAGGTATCATTATCTTAACTGCCGTTGTATTAGGGCAAAAGATGATGACGAAAAAAGCAAAGAATAAGATAACAGCATCTGCATAA
- a CDS encoding dihydrodipicolinate synthase family protein — MKIHGLCSITITPFDDKGKVDEQSIRDLTEFYIKAGVQGITINGIMGEVTKLSESERNRVAEVFIDQVNGRIPVVVGCSAQGTNIVIELAKKAESLGAAAVMVAPPAGLKNLDVVYQHYKLISDEIGIPLVVQDEPVTTNVIMPAAFIARLGREIENVKYVKLEEAPTTIKATKVLELAEGSVELFGGLNGMYFFEELDRGCSGIMTGFSYPEILVETYNLFTAGKREEARSYFYKYLPLIRFEAQLGMGGVAIRKEIYRLRGAVASGHVRFPGAGIDELTLKELKEIINYLDLN; from the coding sequence ATGAAAATTCACGGATTATGCAGCATTACAATTACACCTTTTGATGACAAAGGAAAAGTAGACGAACAAAGCATTCGTGATCTAACCGAATTCTACATTAAGGCAGGAGTTCAAGGGATCACGATTAATGGAATAATGGGTGAAGTAACGAAGCTTTCAGAATCTGAGCGTAATCGTGTGGCCGAGGTATTTATTGATCAAGTGAATGGAAGAATTCCTGTTGTGGTTGGCTGTTCTGCTCAAGGTACCAATATTGTTATTGAGTTAGCGAAGAAAGCAGAAAGCTTAGGTGCGGCAGCTGTTATGGTCGCTCCACCAGCTGGTCTCAAAAATTTGGATGTCGTCTATCAACACTACAAGCTCATCTCGGATGAAATTGGAATTCCATTAGTGGTTCAAGATGAACCTGTAACGACGAATGTTATCATGCCGGCAGCGTTCATTGCGAGACTAGGTCGTGAAATTGAAAACGTGAAGTATGTGAAGCTTGAAGAGGCGCCAACGACGATCAAGGCTACGAAGGTTCTAGAGTTAGCGGAGGGTTCAGTTGAGTTGTTTGGTGGATTAAATGGCATGTATTTCTTCGAAGAACTAGACCGTGGATGCTCTGGGATTATGACGGGATTCTCGTATCCAGAGATTTTGGTTGAAACTTATAATTTATTCACTGCTGGTAAACGTGAAGAAGCAAGATCTTACTTCTACAAGTACTTGCCATTAATCCGTTTCGAAGCACAGCTAGGAATGGGCGGAGTAGCTATCCGTAAGGAAATCTATAGACTACGTGGTGCGGTGGCAAGCGGCCATGTTCGCTTCCCTGGTGCGGGTATTGATGAGTTAACGCTTAAAGAGTTAAAAGAGATTATCAATTATCTTGACTTAAACTAA
- a CDS encoding pyridoxal phosphate-dependent aminotransferase, giving the protein MKTRLSQRAQKVEESKTIALTMKARELRKQGIDISIFGQGEPDFTTPPHIIESAYKALKDGYTKYTPVAGFIELREAIARKLKRENDLDYDPKQIVVSGGAKHSLINIILAVLDPGDEVIIPVPAWLSYWEQVKLADAIPVLVPTKQENDFKLTAEALQAAITPKTKLLILNSPGNPTGSVYTKEELAAIADICISHDLLVLSDEIYEKLIYDGQKHVSIGSLSKEMLDRTIVVNGFSKAFAMTGWRMGYAAAPLEIAKAMDDLQSQMTSNPTSFVQLACIEALEGTMEPIDLMIEEYDKRRALMVKLLQEIPGIECTMPKGAFYVFPGIHGLLGKKVDGEVIEDDEQLTRILLEKAHILVVPGSSFGMPNHIRLSYATDVDTIVTGMEKFKKFVSSL; this is encoded by the coding sequence ATGAAAACGAGACTGTCTCAGAGAGCCCAAAAGGTGGAGGAATCAAAAACGATCGCCTTGACTATGAAAGCTAGAGAGCTAAGAAAGCAAGGGATTGATATCTCCATCTTCGGACAAGGAGAACCTGATTTCACCACGCCTCCTCATATTATTGAATCAGCTTATAAAGCTTTAAAGGATGGCTATACCAAATATACCCCTGTGGCAGGCTTTATTGAGCTTAGGGAAGCCATTGCGCGAAAGTTGAAGCGGGAAAATGATTTAGATTATGATCCTAAGCAGATCGTGGTATCAGGTGGTGCCAAGCATTCTTTAATTAATATTATTCTAGCTGTTTTAGATCCGGGTGATGAGGTAATCATTCCGGTACCCGCTTGGTTAAGTTATTGGGAGCAGGTAAAGCTTGCTGATGCGATCCCTGTTCTTGTTCCGACCAAGCAGGAGAATGACTTTAAACTGACGGCAGAAGCTCTACAGGCTGCGATTACACCGAAGACTAAGCTGTTGATTCTGAACAGTCCAGGAAATCCAACCGGTTCTGTCTATACAAAGGAAGAGCTAGCGGCCATCGCCGATATTTGTATTAGTCATGATTTGTTGGTTCTATCTGACGAGATCTATGAAAAACTCATCTACGATGGACAGAAGCATGTTAGTATAGGAAGTTTAAGTAAAGAGATGCTCGATAGAACGATTGTTGTAAATGGCTTCTCCAAAGCTTTCGCTATGACAGGCTGGCGGATGGGATATGCAGCAGCTCCACTCGAAATTGCAAAAGCGATGGACGACCTACAAAGTCAAATGACGAGCAACCCAACGTCCTTTGTACAACTCGCTTGTATTGAAGCGCTTGAAGGGACGATGGAGCCGATCGATCTCATGATCGAAGAGTATGACAAGCGTAGGGCCCTGATGGTAAAGCTCCTACAAGAAATACCGGGGATCGAATGCACGATGCCGAAGGGCGCCTTCTATGTATTCCCAGGTATCCACGGGCTTCTTGGTAAAAAAGTAGACGGGGAAGTCATTGAGGACGATGAGCAACTTACCCGTATCTTGCTTGAGAAGGCTCATATCTTAGTTGTTCCAGGCAGCTCTTTTGGAATGCCAAATCATATTCGTTTATCTTACGCAACGGATGTGGACACCATTGTAACCGGAATGGAGAAATTCAAGAAATTTGTAAGTAGCCTATAA
- a CDS encoding TRAP transporter permease, with product MQKNEQGYQEILKKYDRESNFRMMAGSWGKAIFLLAIAFSVFQLYTGFTGLLGAQLQRAIHLSFALCLVFLLFPATKKGSRQKMAWSDFLLAVLSVVTCLYIVVNFRDLIQRAGDFTPTDLVFGGIGILLVLEAARRVVGLPIVIVGGSFLLYCFFGDLFPGFLNHRGFSVERIISHMWFTTEGIFGIPLGVSASFIFLFLLFGAFLDRTGIGLFFNDLALAVAGRSTGGPAKVAIFSSALQGTISGSSVANVVGSGAFSIPMMKRLGYKPSFAAGVEAAASTGGQIMPPIMGAAAFLMTEFTGTPYIQIVIAATIPAMLYFSGIWLMVHFEAKKLGLRGLTKEEVPSFKLLMKERGHLLIPIVVILGVLLSGQTPTRAALYGIIAAVLAAAIKRATRMSVKEIFLALEQGARSALGVAVATAAAGLIVGSVTLTGVGLKMATGLVALAQNELILTMFFTMVASIILGMGAPTTANYVITATIAAPALVQLGVPVLAAHMFAFYFGIIADITPPVALAAFAASGIAKSEPIITGFQASRLALAAFIIPYMFVMSPELLLIDTDFFGVLPALASAVLGMVLIGAGAIGYFKEALPIYMRIITFIGGLMLIKPGIMTDIMGVGIFVLLIVTQNMKRNKKDKGLSLPSNY from the coding sequence ATGCAGAAGAATGAACAGGGTTATCAGGAGATTCTAAAAAAGTATGACAGAGAATCCAACTTTCGAATGATGGCAGGTTCTTGGGGAAAAGCCATATTCTTATTGGCTATCGCTTTCTCTGTATTCCAGCTATACACCGGCTTCACTGGGCTCTTAGGAGCCCAGCTGCAGCGGGCCATTCACTTGAGTTTTGCACTTTGCTTGGTGTTTCTGTTATTCCCCGCGACAAAGAAGGGGAGCCGCCAGAAGATGGCATGGTCCGATTTTCTGTTGGCCGTCCTGAGTGTGGTCACTTGTCTTTACATTGTGGTGAACTTTAGGGATTTAATTCAAAGAGCGGGGGATTTCACACCTACAGATCTAGTGTTTGGTGGGATTGGAATCCTTCTAGTTTTAGAGGCGGCAAGAAGAGTTGTTGGTCTTCCGATCGTTATAGTAGGGGGTTCTTTCCTTCTGTATTGCTTCTTCGGAGATTTGTTCCCAGGATTCTTAAATCATCGTGGCTTCTCGGTTGAGAGGATTATCAGCCACATGTGGTTTACAACAGAAGGGATCTTTGGTATTCCCCTTGGGGTCTCTGCTAGTTTTATCTTTTTGTTCCTGCTCTTTGGAGCGTTCCTTGATCGAACAGGAATTGGTTTATTCTTTAATGACTTAGCTCTAGCCGTTGCGGGTCGATCAACAGGTGGACCTGCTAAGGTAGCGATTTTCTCCAGCGCATTGCAAGGGACGATTAGCGGAAGCTCTGTTGCCAATGTAGTTGGATCCGGTGCTTTTTCCATCCCCATGATGAAAAGGTTAGGCTATAAGCCATCGTTTGCCGCTGGTGTAGAAGCAGCAGCTTCGACCGGGGGTCAGATCATGCCTCCTATAATGGGAGCAGCAGCGTTCTTAATGACGGAGTTTACAGGAACGCCATATATACAGATTGTCATTGCGGCTACGATTCCAGCCATGCTTTATTTCTCAGGGATCTGGCTGATGGTTCACTTTGAAGCAAAGAAGCTAGGGCTTCGTGGTCTAACTAAAGAAGAAGTTCCATCCTTTAAGTTGTTAATGAAAGAGAGAGGTCATCTCTTAATTCCTATTGTGGTTATTCTCGGGGTCCTTCTAAGCGGGCAAACCCCAACTCGTGCGGCTCTCTATGGAATTATTGCTGCAGTACTAGCAGCTGCGATCAAGAGAGCGACTCGGATGTCAGTTAAAGAAATTTTCCTTGCCCTCGAACAGGGAGCAAGAAGTGCCTTAGGGGTAGCGGTGGCAACTGCCGCAGCAGGTCTTATTGTCGGCTCAGTCACTCTGACGGGTGTCGGGTTGAAGATGGCTACGGGACTTGTAGCTTTAGCACAAAATGAATTGATCTTAACCATGTTCTTTACAATGGTGGCTTCCATTATTCTAGGAATGGGTGCTCCAACTACGGCTAACTATGTAATCACAGCAACAATTGCAGCTCCGGCCCTTGTTCAATTAGGTGTTCCCGTGCTCGCTGCTCACATGTTTGCTTTCTACTTTGGAATAATCGCGGATATCACTCCGCCTGTCGCCCTTGCTGCTTTTGCTGCATCGGGGATCGCGAAGAGTGAACCGATAATTACGGGTTTTCAAGCATCAAGGCTTGCTCTTGCCGCTTTTATTATCCCGTATATGTTTGTCATGTCTCCAGAACTACTATTAATTGACACGGACTTTTTCGGCGTATTGCCAGCGTTGGCTAGTGCTGTTCTCGGAATGGTACTGATTGGAGCAGGAGCAATTGGCTATTTTAAAGAAGCACTGCCTATCTACATGCGAATTATTACTTTCATAGGTGGTCTTATGCTTATCAAGCCTGGGATCATGACCGATATAATGGGTGTCGGTATCTTTGTTTTATTGATCGTCACCCAAAATATGAAGCGAAACAAGAAAGACAAGGGGCTTTCTTTGCCAAGTAATTATTAA
- a CDS encoding fumarylacetoacetate hydrolase family protein codes for MRLATVQTDRGEQAAVVVEDRVLLVETINAQCEKEWATDLFQIINSEDLEDMKAWYQNGGKEKLLGLEGSIPSDQVKYGPLYRHPRKIWGIGLNYVEHAKDLHEVAPNTEPASFMKPDTTIIGPHDTIEIPLQSDRTTAEAELGIIIGKECKDVSEEDAIHYIAGYTTITDMTAEDILAVNPRYLTRSKSFGTFFSFGPQLVTTDEVDEVLDLNVSTIINGELHRKNVVSNMTFSPMYLVSFHSKVMKLLPGDIISTGTPGAVVIRNGDVVECHIDGFEPLVNPVEDLKVQK; via the coding sequence ATGCGTCTAGCAACTGTGCAGACAGACAGAGGAGAACAAGCAGCAGTCGTTGTGGAGGATCGCGTCCTACTCGTTGAGACGATTAATGCTCAATGCGAAAAAGAATGGGCTACTGACTTATTTCAAATTATCAATAGTGAAGACTTAGAAGATATGAAGGCTTGGTATCAAAATGGAGGGAAAGAAAAGCTTCTTGGACTAGAAGGTTCAATTCCCTCTGATCAAGTAAAGTATGGGCCTCTCTATCGTCACCCACGAAAAATCTGGGGGATTGGACTCAATTATGTGGAGCATGCGAAGGACCTTCATGAAGTGGCACCGAATACAGAGCCTGCTAGCTTCATGAAGCCGGATACGACAATTATTGGTCCTCATGATACGATTGAGATTCCGCTTCAATCCGATCGGACTACGGCAGAAGCTGAATTAGGCATTATCATAGGAAAAGAGTGTAAGGATGTATCAGAAGAAGATGCTATTCATTACATAGCCGGATACACCACCATTACGGATATGACGGCAGAGGATATTCTCGCTGTAAATCCACGCTATCTCACTCGTTCTAAGAGTTTTGGTACCTTCTTTAGTTTTGGTCCTCAATTGGTGACAACGGATGAAGTAGATGAGGTGCTAGATCTGAATGTTTCTACTATAATTAATGGCGAACTACATCGCAAGAATGTCGTTTCGAACATGACCTTCTCGCCTATGTATTTGGTATCCTTCCATTCTAAGGTGATGAAGCTTCTTCCTGGTGATATTATTTCCACAGGAACACCTGGTGCGGTCGTCATTCGTAATGGTGATGTAGTCGAGTGTCATATTGATGGATTCGAGCCGCTTGTCAATCCGGTAGAGGATCTGAAGGTTCAGAAATAG
- a CDS encoding LysR family transcriptional regulator — MNLQNLEAFVHVAWFGSFSKAAEMLYLTQPSISSRIQSLEKEIGSPLFERLGRHVVLTELGKFYLPYAENLVNAYRESRVAISRYEDGVTSEVTIAASLSISTYILPSLLTAFRKQYPEASIKILTGQANDILDMVLKGKVDFGLTRTILHPKIHRYPMFSDQILLVAYPEHPFSKTRTVRLEEISHEPMILFDQGSADWSVIHGLFQSEGMNPNIILSVESIEAVKQLVLRQVGLAFLPYMAVREEIEKGELIEVPICNTPRLARQIDLIESIDRSQPNPVIQDLKERLIQSEWYESHFAI; from the coding sequence ATGAATCTTCAAAACTTAGAAGCCTTTGTCCACGTAGCCTGGTTTGGATCATTTAGCAAAGCCGCCGAGATGTTATACCTAACTCAACCATCCATCTCATCTCGCATACAGTCATTAGAGAAAGAAATCGGCTCTCCTCTGTTCGAGCGATTAGGAAGACATGTTGTATTAACAGAGCTAGGAAAATTCTATCTCCCTTATGCTGAGAATCTTGTTAATGCCTACAGGGAAAGTAGAGTGGCCATTTCAAGGTATGAAGATGGCGTTACCAGCGAAGTCACGATCGCTGCGTCCCTTAGCATTTCAACTTATATTCTCCCCTCCTTGCTTACGGCTTTCCGCAAGCAGTATCCTGAAGCGAGTATCAAGATACTGACGGGACAAGCTAACGACATCTTAGATATGGTGCTAAAAGGAAAAGTGGATTTTGGCCTGACAAGAACCATCCTCCATCCTAAAATTCATCGCTACCCTATGTTTTCTGACCAGATCCTTTTAGTGGCCTATCCAGAACACCCTTTTAGCAAGACCCGTACCGTACGCCTAGAGGAGATCAGCCACGAGCCTATGATTCTATTTGATCAAGGATCGGCAGACTGGTCGGTTATTCACGGATTATTTCAATCAGAAGGAATGAACCCAAACATCATCTTGAGTGTAGAGAGTATTGAAGCTGTCAAACAGCTGGTGTTAAGGCAAGTAGGTCTGGCCTTCCTGCCCTACATGGCGGTACGAGAAGAAATTGAGAAGGGCGAACTCATCGAAGTTCCAATCTGTAACACTCCTAGACTTGCAAGACAGATTGACCTGATAGAATCCATAGATCGCTCCCAGCCAAATCCCGTAATCCAAGATCTAAAAGAGAGACTAATTCAATCAGAATGGTACGAGAGCCATTTTGCAATCTAA